The following are from one region of the Juglans regia cultivar Chandler chromosome 10, Walnut 2.0, whole genome shotgun sequence genome:
- the LOC109001851 gene encoding uncharacterized protein LOC109001851 isoform X1, with the protein MSGKKKEVIRLERESVIPILKPKLIMTLANLIEHSTDRAEFLKLCKRVEYTIRAWYLLQFEDLMQLYSLFEPIHGAQKLEQQNLSPEDIDVLEQNFLTYLFQVMEKSNFKLTTDDEIDVALSGQYLLNLPITVDDSKVDKKLLKKYFAEHPHPNLPDFADKYVIFRRGIGIDQTTNYFFMEKVDMIISRLWRCLLRLTRLEKLLKRSSGRHKKDPKKQDDISSEADGDDLSVERVRLENMELSIKNLLGKITIQEPTFDRIIVIYRRASTKSKMERGIYVKHFKNIPMADMEIVLPEKKNPGLTPMDWVIFLGSAIVGLVAVFGSLEMPKADLWVIFAILSTVIGYCAKTYFTFQQNLAAYQNLITQSMYDKQLDSGKGTLLHLCDDVIQQEVKEVIISFFILMEQGKATRQDLDMRCEELIKQEFGESCNFDVDDAAQKLEKLGIIARDSLGRYYCIGLKRANEIIGTTTEELVLKAKQGGGGGGP; encoded by the exons ATGAGCggaaagaagaaagaggtcATTAGATTAGAGCGTGAATCTGTGATTCCAATTCTCAAGCCCAAGCTCATCATGACCTTGGCTAACCTCATTG AACATAGTACTGACCGGGCTGAGTTTTTAAAGCTCTGCAAAAGAGTTGAGTACACAATTCGAGCTTGGTATCTTCTACAATTTGAGGACCTGATG CAACTGTACTCCCTCTTTGAGCCCATACATGGGGCTCAGAAATTGGAGCAGCAGAACCTATCTCCTGAAGATATTGATGTGCTAGAACAGAACTTCCTGACATATTTATTTCAG GTGATGGAAAAGAGCAATTTCAAGTTAACAACTGACGACGAAATCGATGTTGCACTTTCGGGGCAGTATCTTCTAAATCTTCCAATCACGGTGGATGATTCTAAg GTTGACAAGAAGcttttgaagaaatattttgcaGAGCATCCTCACCCGAACCTTCCAGATTTTGCTGATAAG TACGTTATTTTCCGGCGTGGTATTGGGATTGATCAGACAACTAATTACTTTTTCATGGAGAAAGTGGATATGATCATTTCACGTTTATGGAGATGTCTGTTGAGACTAACAAG GCTGGAAAAGCTTTTGAAACGGTCAAGTGGGCGGCATAAGAAAGATCCGAAGAAACAAGATGATATCAGCTCTGAAGCAGATGGTGATGATCTATCTGTTGAACGGGTCCGTCTCGAAAATATGGAACTAAG TATTAAAAATTTGCTGGGCAAGATCACAATTCAAGAACCTACTTTTGATAGGATAATTGTCATCTACAG GCGAGCAAGTACAAAATCTAAAATGGAACGAGGAATATATGTGAAGCATTTCAAAAACATTCCAATGGCTGATATGGAAATAGTTCTA CCTGAGAAGAAAAACCCAGGATTAACTCCAATGGACTGGGTCATATTCCTAGGCTCTGCTATAGTTGGGCTG GTTGCAGTATTTGGTTCGCTTGAAATGCCTAAAGCTGATTTATGGGTCATCTTTGCCATTCTATCCACTGTGATTGGTTATTGTGCCAAGACATACTTCAC GTTTCAGCAAAACTTGGCTGCATATCAGAACTTGATAACTCAATCCATGTACGACAAACAACTGGATAGTGGAAAGGGTACTCTTCTTCACTTGTGCGATGATGTAATTCAGCAGGAA GTCAAAGAGGTgatcatttctttctttatattgaTGGAACAGGGCAAAGCTACAAGACAG GATCTTGATATGCGGTGCGAGGAACTAATCAAACAAGAGTTTGGTGAGAGCTGTAATTTTGATGTTGACGATGCAGCTCAAAAGTTAGAGAAACTAGGGATTATTGCTCGG GATAGCCTTGGACGGTATTATTGCATTGGGTTAAAACGGGCTAATGAAATTATTGGAACCACCACTGAGGAACTTGTCCTCAAGGCAAAGcagggtggtggtggtggtggtccTTGA
- the LOC109001851 gene encoding uncharacterized protein LOC109001851 isoform X2, whose product MQLYSLFEPIHGAQKLEQQNLSPEDIDVLEQNFLTYLFQVMEKSNFKLTTDDEIDVALSGQYLLNLPITVDDSKVDKKLLKKYFAEHPHPNLPDFADKYVIFRRGIGIDQTTNYFFMEKVDMIISRLWRCLLRLTRLEKLLKRSSGRHKKDPKKQDDISSEADGDDLSVERVRLENMELSIKNLLGKITIQEPTFDRIIVIYRRASTKSKMERGIYVKHFKNIPMADMEIVLPEKKNPGLTPMDWVIFLGSAIVGLVAVFGSLEMPKADLWVIFAILSTVIGYCAKTYFTFQQNLAAYQNLITQSMYDKQLDSGKGTLLHLCDDVIQQEVKEVIISFFILMEQGKATRQDLDMRCEELIKQEFGESCNFDVDDAAQKLEKLGIIARDSLGRYYCIGLKRANEIIGTTTEELVLKAKQGGGGGGP is encoded by the exons ATG CAACTGTACTCCCTCTTTGAGCCCATACATGGGGCTCAGAAATTGGAGCAGCAGAACCTATCTCCTGAAGATATTGATGTGCTAGAACAGAACTTCCTGACATATTTATTTCAG GTGATGGAAAAGAGCAATTTCAAGTTAACAACTGACGACGAAATCGATGTTGCACTTTCGGGGCAGTATCTTCTAAATCTTCCAATCACGGTGGATGATTCTAAg GTTGACAAGAAGcttttgaagaaatattttgcaGAGCATCCTCACCCGAACCTTCCAGATTTTGCTGATAAG TACGTTATTTTCCGGCGTGGTATTGGGATTGATCAGACAACTAATTACTTTTTCATGGAGAAAGTGGATATGATCATTTCACGTTTATGGAGATGTCTGTTGAGACTAACAAG GCTGGAAAAGCTTTTGAAACGGTCAAGTGGGCGGCATAAGAAAGATCCGAAGAAACAAGATGATATCAGCTCTGAAGCAGATGGTGATGATCTATCTGTTGAACGGGTCCGTCTCGAAAATATGGAACTAAG TATTAAAAATTTGCTGGGCAAGATCACAATTCAAGAACCTACTTTTGATAGGATAATTGTCATCTACAG GCGAGCAAGTACAAAATCTAAAATGGAACGAGGAATATATGTGAAGCATTTCAAAAACATTCCAATGGCTGATATGGAAATAGTTCTA CCTGAGAAGAAAAACCCAGGATTAACTCCAATGGACTGGGTCATATTCCTAGGCTCTGCTATAGTTGGGCTG GTTGCAGTATTTGGTTCGCTTGAAATGCCTAAAGCTGATTTATGGGTCATCTTTGCCATTCTATCCACTGTGATTGGTTATTGTGCCAAGACATACTTCAC GTTTCAGCAAAACTTGGCTGCATATCAGAACTTGATAACTCAATCCATGTACGACAAACAACTGGATAGTGGAAAGGGTACTCTTCTTCACTTGTGCGATGATGTAATTCAGCAGGAA GTCAAAGAGGTgatcatttctttctttatattgaTGGAACAGGGCAAAGCTACAAGACAG GATCTTGATATGCGGTGCGAGGAACTAATCAAACAAGAGTTTGGTGAGAGCTGTAATTTTGATGTTGACGATGCAGCTCAAAAGTTAGAGAAACTAGGGATTATTGCTCGG GATAGCCTTGGACGGTATTATTGCATTGGGTTAAAACGGGCTAATGAAATTATTGGAACCACCACTGAGGAACTTGTCCTCAAGGCAAAGcagggtggtggtggtggtggtccTTGA
- the LOC109001850 gene encoding uncharacterized protein LOC109001850 isoform X2 — protein sequence MAADQRRKRLLGASIRSSSSRQQHGVRRKNLELPRNDSNMTSHISLEWDDNQKRIVAKREQISISWRYLRPFNDSIPHHQNILADVFAIPREIFELENLTHVLSYEVWQSHLSENERNFLVELLPRGLEPQQVVQALVAGDNFHFGNPFLKWGASLCSGSLHPDVVLHREQCLKAEKKIYYSKLQKYHNDMIGCVLKLKERWENCKDLEKEIMQKLWRSRDGLDRIILSRGNEYIFPGPEDDFTATSESCSGVADDKVCTSDNQNFSVIKGAELLKRVSEERIMKYKGKNLWIASDDVLNLGAKPRNGDKLHKHNIHCSDGANYMSYFKISKKQHELFKNMKQSGKSIQSRSLNRVLGNIDSFHVQPYEVFVEEEQKKLHHHWSQLANKVLPLAYANWREKQFQRWVITNSLEQEMKDKRKSLTEDEDNENLESMLQDQNEDELINVSAVEDDEESVPGSPKNEFAPGSPQNEDSVSGLAQNQESTPGSPQNQTPQQISSQSGGHEGNIVDVDSENNDIMSKSDDGHDDQTMYSGDFNTADVVSQGMLLTSGVVWPAVSMPQSYYDSTANHEFTAASGFSLEHSQVNNDQQRAHLIDLESNLLVERKDFLHRQSGECSFISYPNQDRNELLQSLFKSQGILSYHQEQKQKGLEFQPPNNLAVENGQFPGHSQEQERKRQNGVYVPRNIPGNIYSDGVRYLIPRQEHLSQVTVQGLAVNTIRMPSPLQSGLNSGESSSQNWFSGEHQVHGGWTGSDGTSLQSQSNSMGSGGGADHSIFQVLPHCNQLRPGGPYDSVGSTEQFTASRNYGMVGAFTPRINNVLQQVSHPLDYLGRREAATSMMPDDIGWMSLPHQNSVLHDPMGKPYLQSFPF from the exons ATGGCGGCTGATCAGCGGAGAAAACGATTACTTGGTGCAAGCATTAGAAGTTCCAGTTCTAGGCAGCAGCATGGAGTGAGAAGGAAGAATTTAGAATTGCCACGTAATGACTCAAACATGACATCTCATATTTCTCTTGAGTGGGATGACAATCAAAAAAGGATTGTTGCTAAAAGGGAACAAATTAGCATAAGTTGGAGATATTTGAGGCCATTTAATGATTCTATTcctcatcatcagaacatcttAGCAGATGTATTTGCTATTCCTCGAGAAATTTTTGAGTTAGAGAATTTGACACATGTTCTCTCTTATGAG GTTTGGCAGAGTCATCTATcagagaatgagagaaactTTCTTGTGGAGCTTCTACCTAGAGGATTAGAGCCCCAACAAGTTGTGCAGGCATTGGTCGCAGGGGATAACTTTCACTTTGGAAACCCGTTTCTTAAATG GGGTGCTTCACTTTGTTCTGGCAGTCTTCACCCTGATGTAGTTCTTCATCGGGAACAGTGTTTAAAGgctgagaaaaaaatatattactcAAAGTTACAGAAGTATCATAATGA tatgataggatgCGTACTGAAGTTGAAAGAGAGATGGGAAAATTGCAAGGATctagaaaaggaaataatgcAGAAACTATGGAG GTCAAGAGATGGTTTGGACAGAATAATTCTCTCACGTGGAAATGAGTACATATTTCCTGGTCCTGAGGATGATTTCACAGCGACATCTGAATCTTGTTCTGGGGTGGCTGATGACAAAGTATGTACTAGTGATAACCAGAACTTTTCAGTGATAAAGGGTGCAGAACTTCTAAAAAG GGTGTCTGAGGAACGCATTATGAAATACAAAGGTAAAAATCTTTGGATTGCTTCAGATGATGTGCTTAATTTAGGAGCAAAACCTAGAAATGGAGACAAGCTACACAAGCATAATATCCACTGTAGCGATGGTGCTAATTATATGTCATATTTCAAG ATTAGCAAGAAGCAACATGAACTTTTCAAGAATATGAAGCAGTCTGGTAAGAGCATCCAGTCTAGGTCTCTTAATCGTGTTTTGGGTAATATTGATAGCTTTCATGTACAACCATATGAAGTATTTGTGGAAGAAGAGCAGAAGAAATTGCATCACCACTG GTCACAATTGGCAAACAAAGTTCTCCCACTGGCCTATGCTAACTGGAGAGAGAAACAGTTTCAAAGATGGGTAATCACTAATTCTTTGGAGcaagaaatgaaagataagCGAAAATCTCTGACGGAG GATGAGGATAATGAGAACCTTGAGAGCATGCTTCAGGATCAGAATGAAGATGAATTGATAAATGTGTCTGCTGTGGAAGATGATGAAGAGTCTGTTCCTGGCTCCCCCAAGAATGAGTTTGCTCCCGGCTCACCACAGAATGAGGATTCTGTTTCTGGCTTGGCACAGAATCAAGAGTCCACTCCTGGCTCCCCCCAGAATCAGACTCCACAGCAGATTTCTTCTCAGAGTGGTGGCCACGAGGGCAACATCGTGGACGTGGATTCCGAAAACAATGATATCATGTCAAAGTCAGATGATGGTCATGATGATCAAACCATGTACTCGGGAGATTTTAACACTGCTGATGTGGTCAGTCAGGGTATGCTTCTTACTTCTGGAGTTGTTTGGCCAGCTGTTAGCATGCCCCAATCTTACTATGATTCCACGGCAAACCATGAATTCACAGCTGCCAGTGGGTTTTCACTTGAACATTCACAAGTTAATAATGACCAGCAACGGGCTCATTTGATTGATCTGGAATCTAATTTGCTTGTAGAACGGAAAGATTTTTTGCACAGACAATCAGGTGAATGTTCCTTCATTTCTTATCCTAACCAAGACCGTAATGAGTTACTTCAATCACTCTTTAAGAGCCAGGGGATATTGTCCTACCATCAAGAGCAGAAACAGAAGGGTTTAGAATTCCAGCCACCAAACAATTTGGCTGTGGAAAATGGTCAGTTTCCTGGGCATTCCCAGGAGCAGGAGCGGAAGAGACAGAACGGGGTTTATGTGCCAAGAAACATCCCAGGGAACATATACTCTGATGGCGTTAGATACTTGATCCCAAGGCAAGAACACTTGTCACAGGTCACTGTGCAGGGTTTGGCTGTCAACACCATCCGCATGCCATCACCTCTCCAATCTGGCTTAAATAGTGGGGAATCATCGAGTCAGAACTGGTTTTCTGGTGAGCATCAAGTTCATGGTGGGTGGACTGGTTCAGATGGTACCAGTCTCCAGAGTCAGAGCAATAGCATGGGGAGTGGAGGTGGTGCAGATCATAGTATCTTCCAAGTTCTACCTCATTGTAACCAGCTGCGTCCAGGTGGCCCTTATGATTCGGTGGGCTCCACAGAGCAGTTCACTGCATCGAGGAACTATGGAATGGTGGGTGCATTTACTCCTAGGATCAACAATGTTCTACAACAAGTGTCACATCCACTAGACTACTTAGGCAGGCGTGAAGCTGCTACTTCCATGATGCCTGATGATATTGGATGGATGAGCTTGCCACATCAGAATTCTGTTTTACATGATCCAATGGGAAAACCTTACTTGCAGTCTTTCCCATTTTGA
- the LOC109001850 gene encoding uncharacterized protein LOC109001850 isoform X1, whose amino-acid sequence MAADQRRKRLLGASIRSSSSRQQHGVRRKNLELPRNDSNMTSHISLEWDDNQKRIVAKREQISISWRYLRPFNDSIPHHQNILADVFAIPREIFELENLTHVLSYENLLQVWQSHLSENERNFLVELLPRGLEPQQVVQALVAGDNFHFGNPFLKWGASLCSGSLHPDVVLHREQCLKAEKKIYYSKLQKYHNDMIGCVLKLKERWENCKDLEKEIMQKLWRSRDGLDRIILSRGNEYIFPGPEDDFTATSESCSGVADDKVCTSDNQNFSVIKGAELLKRVSEERIMKYKGKNLWIASDDVLNLGAKPRNGDKLHKHNIHCSDGANYMSYFKISKKQHELFKNMKQSGKSIQSRSLNRVLGNIDSFHVQPYEVFVEEEQKKLHHHWSQLANKVLPLAYANWREKQFQRWVITNSLEQEMKDKRKSLTEDEDNENLESMLQDQNEDELINVSAVEDDEESVPGSPKNEFAPGSPQNEDSVSGLAQNQESTPGSPQNQTPQQISSQSGGHEGNIVDVDSENNDIMSKSDDGHDDQTMYSGDFNTADVVSQGMLLTSGVVWPAVSMPQSYYDSTANHEFTAASGFSLEHSQVNNDQQRAHLIDLESNLLVERKDFLHRQSGECSFISYPNQDRNELLQSLFKSQGILSYHQEQKQKGLEFQPPNNLAVENGQFPGHSQEQERKRQNGVYVPRNIPGNIYSDGVRYLIPRQEHLSQVTVQGLAVNTIRMPSPLQSGLNSGESSSQNWFSGEHQVHGGWTGSDGTSLQSQSNSMGSGGGADHSIFQVLPHCNQLRPGGPYDSVGSTEQFTASRNYGMVGAFTPRINNVLQQVSHPLDYLGRREAATSMMPDDIGWMSLPHQNSVLHDPMGKPYLQSFPF is encoded by the exons ATGGCGGCTGATCAGCGGAGAAAACGATTACTTGGTGCAAGCATTAGAAGTTCCAGTTCTAGGCAGCAGCATGGAGTGAGAAGGAAGAATTTAGAATTGCCACGTAATGACTCAAACATGACATCTCATATTTCTCTTGAGTGGGATGACAATCAAAAAAGGATTGTTGCTAAAAGGGAACAAATTAGCATAAGTTGGAGATATTTGAGGCCATTTAATGATTCTATTcctcatcatcagaacatcttAGCAGATGTATTTGCTATTCCTCGAGAAATTTTTGAGTTAGAGAATTTGACACATGTTCTCTCTTATGAG AACTTATTACAGGTTTGGCAGAGTCATCTATcagagaatgagagaaactTTCTTGTGGAGCTTCTACCTAGAGGATTAGAGCCCCAACAAGTTGTGCAGGCATTGGTCGCAGGGGATAACTTTCACTTTGGAAACCCGTTTCTTAAATG GGGTGCTTCACTTTGTTCTGGCAGTCTTCACCCTGATGTAGTTCTTCATCGGGAACAGTGTTTAAAGgctgagaaaaaaatatattactcAAAGTTACAGAAGTATCATAATGA tatgataggatgCGTACTGAAGTTGAAAGAGAGATGGGAAAATTGCAAGGATctagaaaaggaaataatgcAGAAACTATGGAG GTCAAGAGATGGTTTGGACAGAATAATTCTCTCACGTGGAAATGAGTACATATTTCCTGGTCCTGAGGATGATTTCACAGCGACATCTGAATCTTGTTCTGGGGTGGCTGATGACAAAGTATGTACTAGTGATAACCAGAACTTTTCAGTGATAAAGGGTGCAGAACTTCTAAAAAG GGTGTCTGAGGAACGCATTATGAAATACAAAGGTAAAAATCTTTGGATTGCTTCAGATGATGTGCTTAATTTAGGAGCAAAACCTAGAAATGGAGACAAGCTACACAAGCATAATATCCACTGTAGCGATGGTGCTAATTATATGTCATATTTCAAG ATTAGCAAGAAGCAACATGAACTTTTCAAGAATATGAAGCAGTCTGGTAAGAGCATCCAGTCTAGGTCTCTTAATCGTGTTTTGGGTAATATTGATAGCTTTCATGTACAACCATATGAAGTATTTGTGGAAGAAGAGCAGAAGAAATTGCATCACCACTG GTCACAATTGGCAAACAAAGTTCTCCCACTGGCCTATGCTAACTGGAGAGAGAAACAGTTTCAAAGATGGGTAATCACTAATTCTTTGGAGcaagaaatgaaagataagCGAAAATCTCTGACGGAG GATGAGGATAATGAGAACCTTGAGAGCATGCTTCAGGATCAGAATGAAGATGAATTGATAAATGTGTCTGCTGTGGAAGATGATGAAGAGTCTGTTCCTGGCTCCCCCAAGAATGAGTTTGCTCCCGGCTCACCACAGAATGAGGATTCTGTTTCTGGCTTGGCACAGAATCAAGAGTCCACTCCTGGCTCCCCCCAGAATCAGACTCCACAGCAGATTTCTTCTCAGAGTGGTGGCCACGAGGGCAACATCGTGGACGTGGATTCCGAAAACAATGATATCATGTCAAAGTCAGATGATGGTCATGATGATCAAACCATGTACTCGGGAGATTTTAACACTGCTGATGTGGTCAGTCAGGGTATGCTTCTTACTTCTGGAGTTGTTTGGCCAGCTGTTAGCATGCCCCAATCTTACTATGATTCCACGGCAAACCATGAATTCACAGCTGCCAGTGGGTTTTCACTTGAACATTCACAAGTTAATAATGACCAGCAACGGGCTCATTTGATTGATCTGGAATCTAATTTGCTTGTAGAACGGAAAGATTTTTTGCACAGACAATCAGGTGAATGTTCCTTCATTTCTTATCCTAACCAAGACCGTAATGAGTTACTTCAATCACTCTTTAAGAGCCAGGGGATATTGTCCTACCATCAAGAGCAGAAACAGAAGGGTTTAGAATTCCAGCCACCAAACAATTTGGCTGTGGAAAATGGTCAGTTTCCTGGGCATTCCCAGGAGCAGGAGCGGAAGAGACAGAACGGGGTTTATGTGCCAAGAAACATCCCAGGGAACATATACTCTGATGGCGTTAGATACTTGATCCCAAGGCAAGAACACTTGTCACAGGTCACTGTGCAGGGTTTGGCTGTCAACACCATCCGCATGCCATCACCTCTCCAATCTGGCTTAAATAGTGGGGAATCATCGAGTCAGAACTGGTTTTCTGGTGAGCATCAAGTTCATGGTGGGTGGACTGGTTCAGATGGTACCAGTCTCCAGAGTCAGAGCAATAGCATGGGGAGTGGAGGTGGTGCAGATCATAGTATCTTCCAAGTTCTACCTCATTGTAACCAGCTGCGTCCAGGTGGCCCTTATGATTCGGTGGGCTCCACAGAGCAGTTCACTGCATCGAGGAACTATGGAATGGTGGGTGCATTTACTCCTAGGATCAACAATGTTCTACAACAAGTGTCACATCCACTAGACTACTTAGGCAGGCGTGAAGCTGCTACTTCCATGATGCCTGATGATATTGGATGGATGAGCTTGCCACATCAGAATTCTGTTTTACATGATCCAATGGGAAAACCTTACTTGCAGTCTTTCCCATTTTGA
- the LOC109001854 gene encoding protein COFACTOR ASSEMBLY OF COMPLEX C SUBUNIT B CCB1, chloroplastic: protein MAAKTLFPHPHPLKPLSLPFSNSKSHHKPWPGRAPNPTRPRSLAVCASHSIQDHVLSSAVLVEQLHHHSPSSLILLSESMGYSSASYYTSLGLFVISVPGLWSLIKRSVKSKIVQKTFIGEGEGRKAPNQVAGEILSFFTRNNFAVTERGETVTFEGMMVPSRGQAALLTFCTCISLASVALVLTITVPDFGNNWFWLTFLSPFAGAYYWKRASRKEQIKVKMMVADDGTLSEIIVQGDDQQVEQMRKELLLSEKGMVYVKGIFER, encoded by the exons ATGGCAGCTAAGACGCTATTCCCACATCCCCACCCTCtgaagcctctctctctccctttctccaatTCCAAGTCCCACCATAAACCATGGCCCGGACGGGCTCCGAACCCCACAAGGCCCAGAAGTCTGGCGGTGTGTGCCTCCCACTCCATCCAAGACCATGTCTTATCCTCCGCTGTTCTTGTGGAACAGCTTCACCACCATAGCCCCTCCTCGCTCATATTACTTTCAGAGAGCATGGGTTATTCTTCGGCTAGCTACTATACTTCATTGGGTCTATTTGTCATCTCAGTTCCTGGCCTCTGGTCCCTTATCAAGCGATCTGTGAAGTCCAAG ATTGTGCAGAAGACATTTATAGGGGAAGGAGAAGGGAGAAAGGCACCTAATCAGGTGGCAGGAGAAATCCTATCTTTCTTTACCCGTAACAATTTTGCGGTGACCGAGAGAGGAGAGACCGTAAC TTTTGAAGGCATGATGGTACCAAGCCGAGGCCAAGCAGCCTTGCTCACTTTTTGCACCTGCATCAGCCTGGCAAGCGTGGCCCTTGTTCTTACAATAACCGTACCAGATTTTGGCAATAATTGGTTCTGGCTTACGTTCCTAAGTCCATTTGC AGGAGCTTATTACTGGAAACGAGCATCAAGAAAGGAGCAGATCAAGGTTAAAATGATGGTTGCAGATGATGGGACCCTTTCCGAGATCATCGTTCAAGGGGATGACCAGCAAGTAGAGCAAATGAGAAAAGAGCTTCTGCTCAGTGAAAAGGGCATGGTGTATGTCAAGGGAATCTTCGAGAGATGA